The window AAGACGTTAATTAGTGGTGGTGTTAATGCCCCTGCTGATGGTCTCCAACAGGCCAGGCTGACACCAGCCCTTGGCGCGAGGCCGTGTAGGGGGACGGGGGAAGGCTGCCCTTGGGGATGCGTAAAACCCGACTGGGCAGCCCGATCCACCTCTGAACTGGATCCAGCTTCGATGCCGCAGCTGGGTTTGGACCCGGGGCCCCCCCGGCCTCTCTGCAGGATCCTGTGGGTGCTGAGCTGAGGGTTTCCATTGCGGGATCCAGCCACGCTCTGACGTCCTGGTCCCTCGCTTTCCAGGTGAAGTCAACGTGGGCGGCATCGTGGCTGCGGTCGTGGTGCTGCTGATGGTGCTGGCGCTCGTGGCCTTCGGCATCTGGTTTGCCTACAGCCGGGGCTTCTTCAGCAGTGAGTACTGCACCGGCTGCCCTGGGACCCGCTCGccccggtgcccccccccccggccccctaAAACccctgttctgtttcttttatttcagagaaaaaagagTAAGTGAAGCCGTAAcgctcctgcctccctcccggctgcctcctcttcctccgcCAGCGGGGACAGGCGgtctcttcctcccccagccctgcccgtgGGCTGGGAGGGTGCCTCGGGTGTCACTGGGTGCTCAGGGTGGGGGCACGGGGGACCCCGGGCAGCGTGACGTCTCCTAACACCCTTGCTTTCTGCAGCGCCGCCAGCAAGAAGGTGATTTACAGCCAGCCCTCGCACCGCAGCGACGTGAGTACGGCTGGGACGGGCGGGTGGCGACGGCGCCGCGCGGCTGCGTCCCCTCCGGCGGGCTGTGCGAAGCCGGGCACCTTCCCCGGGGGTGGGCGGGGACCCCGGTGCCCCCCTGGGCTTGCAGGTGCCATCGGTTGTCCCTGCCGGGCTCGTCGGGGACCGTGAGCCGCTCTCCCTGGGGACAGCGGCAAAGCCGGCCAGGTGCTCCCCACCCACAGCCTTTTCCCCGTCACCTGCTGCCATTAACGTCCCTTTGTCCCCGCAGGGAGAGTTCAAGCAGACGTCCTCCTTCCTGGTGTGAAGCTCCTCCCGCGCCACCAGCTCTTGTAAATGTTTCTGAATTACTGTAGCTACGCCGTGATTtttaactattattttttttaagtatcacCCGCTGCCTTTGCGGTCACGTCAGATGTTTCCTGCGGGGTGGGACTCCTGTCCCCGCCTtgtcccctccccagcaggaCCTGGGGCCTGGCCGTGCTGCCCTTTGGGGACGTCACCGCGTCCCTGGGGCGGGGGCTTCTCGGCCGCGTCCTCGGAGGGGACGGGTCTGCGGTGGGGGCTGGTGTAACCCCACATCCCCCCTAGcagttttttggggggtgggagtGCGTCTCCCCCCAGTGCCAATCTGAGCCCCCCACTGGTCCCAGTTGCCCCCCCGTACTCGGGGAGGGGCTGGACTGAGCCCGTGTGTGACGGCTGCAGGTGGCCGCTGCTGGAAATAAAGAAATCTGTGTCCGTGTACTGAGCGCCTGCTGCCCTTTCCTGCGGGGGGGGGGTCGCGGGTGGCTccgccaccccccccacctgcttttgggggctgaggggggaccaTGGGGACCCacaggggacaggcagggcccCCCCGCTCCGGCGCAGGCGGCAGAGCCCTTCCCCACCATCAACATAACCTTTATTTAGTAACTTTCTTCGCCCAAATCAAGGAGGAGACCCCCGGGGTGCCCCAGCGGCAGCGGGGCTCCCGCGAGCCGGTCTTTCCGGGGGCGAACCTTCCTTCCCCATTATATATAGATAGATTAGTcgcactatatatatatatatatgtatatatacgtATCACCTGGCCTCAGCGCAGCGAGGGGGGGCAGCCGGGGCCGCGCGTTAATAGCAGAGCTCTACGTTAGCAGCAGCGACGGGCtcgagcggggccgggggggtgcCCGGCCCGGGGGGACGCGGCGCCGCGGCCGTGTCCGATTATCGGTGATGCCgcggggggggtgtgtgtcccccccacaGCCCggagtgtgtgtgggggggggtcAGCGCAGGGAGGAGGGCCTggctcggggtggggggggggggtggaggaCGGGGGGGCTCGAGGGCTtctcctgcctcagtttcccctggTGAGTGTGCGGTGACCCCGGACTTGGGGGTGCCCCCGTGGCCCCTGGTGGgttgggggctgtggggctgggggccatGGGGAGGGCGAAGGGCGTGCGGGGGGGTgatgggctggggagggggcctGTGCCCCCTGGCCTGAACCTTCCCAGGCATGGGGGGGGTTCCCATGAGCAAGGGGAGAGGTCCCACAAGGTCGgagcctcctgctccccagcccacaTGTGCAGCGAGTGGCTCGGGTCTTAGCCCCAGCTCACTGGGGCGGGATCAGACAGCAAGACGGCTCCCAGCTGGCAAGAAGCGATGTCCCCGGCTGTCCCCAGGGGCTGGAGGTGGCTCTGTCCATCCCCGGGGGCTGGAGGTGGCCGTGCCCCCCACCCAGGCCACCATCTCCCACAGGATTGTGTCCTGCGGCAGGGCCGGGGGTCTCTGGCTGGTGTTAGCAGAGAGGTGAGGGGGGACAAGGACAGCCCTGTCCCCAGGTGGGCTGGgatggcggggtggggggacagcCCCGCCGGCGGGTGGGCGAGCACCCACAGGGGTCCCTGATGGAGCTGCCCCCTGCCGCAAGGAAAACGGCCCAGGACAGGACGGGGGGGAAGAGCTGGTGGCACCTCCGGGCGCTGGTGGCACCTCCGGGGGCGGCGTCGGCGGCGTCCCGGTGGGCGCTCAGACATTGCTGATGCGGACGCTCAGGGGTGCTccctcccgctcccgctccgcCGCCTCCCGCAGGGACTCCTCCAGCTTCACCTTCTCGGGGTCCCCGAACCGGACGGTCTCGTGGAGGCAACAGGGCGCCGTCACCTTCACCACCTGGTCGAAGAGGCTGAAGTCGGCCACGTACTTGCCGCTGGCCGAGAGGGAGATGGCCGGGGTGAACTCGTAGCCCCAGAGGATCTCCTCGGGCAGGTAGGAGGTGCGCACCTGGCACGTGGCGCTGGTGGACTCCACGGTGCCGCTGAGGATGACCACCAGCTCGAAGTCGCCTTCGCCCATCCGTAGGGCCGCGTCCCGGAAGGGGCTGGCGTCGTCCACCACGTGGTAGAAGGTGAGGGGCAGGATGAGGAAGGGGCTGTCGGAGGAGGTGTCCACCTGGAAGTCCACGTTGACCTGGTTGAGGCGGACGCTCTCGCCCTCCTTGGTGAGGTGGGTCTGGAGGAGCTTGCCCGTCACCTGGCAGCCGATGAGGAGGCTCTTGCGCATGTTGGCCACACGGATCATCAGGCAGGTCTTGCCGTTGTGTTGGGCCACCACCGCATTTTGGCTGAACTTGATGGTCTCGGCGCGTTTCTTGGGCCGGGCGATCTTGGCCAAGAAGGTGCCGGTGATGAAGATCTCCATGATGGTGGTGAGGACCAGCTGGGTGATGAGCAGGACGATGGCGAGGGGACACTCCTCGCTGATGTAGCGGAAGCCGTAGCCGATGGTGGTCTGGGACtccagggagaagaggaaggcgCCGGTGAGGGTGTGCACCTGCATGACGCACGGCGTGTGGTTGGCCGGCGGGTCGAACTCCAGCAGGTCCCCGTGGACCACAGCCACCAGGTACCAGATGACGCCAAAGGCGAACCAGGTGCCGGCGAAGGTGGCGGAGAAAAGGACCAGCTTGTACCGCCATTGCATGTCGATGAAGGTGGTCCACAGGTCCTTGAGGTACAGGAAGCGCTTGTCGGCGATGTGCTCCATCCGCACGTTGCTGCGGCCATCCTTGGTCATCACCCGGCGCCGGCGCAGCCCCGAGCCGATGAGCGGGCGGCTGTCGGTCTGTGTCGTCTGGCTGTAGTACACCTTGGTGGCTGACGTCATCTGGAAGAgggggagatggggaagggggggtAAGGAGGTGCCACCTGGGAGGGGGGTGTTGAGGTGGTGGGTGGAGaagatggagggatggagaagagggagaggatGGATGGATGTAGAGGAGGGATAGGTGGGAAGATGGAGGGATgaagagggatggagaagattGACAGATGGAGAAGATGAAGAGGATGGATAGAGAAGAGGGatgatggatggatggagaggagggagaagatggatggatggataggTGGATGGATGTGGTGTGGTAagaggatggatggatggatggatggatggatggatggatggatggatggatgagcAAAGGAATGGCTGGGCCTGAGGGATGGGTGGAGGGACAGAGAGGATGGGCTGGGGTTGAGGATGACGGTCGGTGTTCGTTGAgcagctgggatggagctgAGTGGGCGGTAGATGGAGAGGAGGGATGTGGGGGTGCACTGGGGcgtgggtgggaggaggagggacggGTGGGAGCTATGGGGGGGGCAGCCCCCTTCCACCCCTCCTCAGTGCTCCCTCCCACCATggtggcaggcaggaggcaggagcTGAGGCCGGCAGGATCCGTCTCACGTCAGAGGGGCACAGCGGGGGCTCACGCAGAGCCCCCCATGCGGTCCCCAGGCACCGGGAGGAGACACGGGATACGGAGGGGACCCTGGCCTGGCCGTGGAGACCTGACGGACTCGTGGCACCTCAGTGACGGGGGCTGCTGTCGCCCCCACCCCTCTGGTAGCCTttgtccatctgtctgtccaGCCTTCAACCAGCCATCCAGCTGTCTGTCCCTCTCCCTGTCAATCAATCCACCCACCCTGTCTGTCCTCCTGTCTCACCATGCATCCATCATCTCTCCATTCCACTGCTCATCCACTGActgtccgtctgtccctccAGACTCAATCCACCTGTCCGTCCATCACTCCTCCCCAGCCAGgcatctgtctgtccatccatcaACCCCtttatccatccatccatccacccatctGTCCATCCCTGTACGCATCTGTCCAGCCATCCCTCTGTCCATCCTGACACATAagctctgtctgtctgtccgtccACCCTGTACAGGTGCATCCACACACttgtctgtccatccatccatgtACGTACTCCCACACCCacctgtgtgtctgtgtgtccatCCCTCTATGAACTCACCCCGGTCCCCTGGGTCCCCtggcagcccccccagccccaccttgTCCCATggaggggacccaggcgtcctggctgggcaggaggaagaggaagggggatGAATGGGAGGTGACAGGGACAAATGGCTGGTGGCAGCGCCAGGCACATTTCCgtccctgtccccgtcccctgccagccccgccgccgccgccggcacAGAAAGGGCCTTTCAGCCCACGCCAGCGTTTGGCCCTGCCACGGTTTCCGCCACGGATGCGGCAGGGCAGCGTGCCGGGGACACCGGGGACGCGGTGGCACCATGGGGGGCCTCCTTGGAGCCCGGTGTCCCTGCGCTCGCCAAAGCCGGGGGACATGGGTGGCACTGCCACCATCCCAGCTGCACTACGTCCCCTCCCGGTgaaaggccctgcagaggggacaGTGACACTGGTGATGCTGGGGACACGGACCTGCCCCgtcccagctgagctgctgggggTCCCCGGAGCCACCACGTGTCCCCAGAGGCACCACACATCCCTGGAGCCACCACATCCCCAGAGTCACCGTGTgtcctggagctgctgggggTCCCTGGAGCCACCACATGTCCCCAGAGGCACCACACATCCCTGGAGCCACCACGACCCCAAAGCCACCGCGTCCCGATCTCTGCCCACGCGGGGCAGTGACAGGCACCAGCACATTCCCAGCCAGGTCCCACTGGGATGCAgaggtccctgcagcccctcggGGTCCCTGCACCCCCCCAAAGACCTTCTGCTCCTCTGGGGTCCCTTTGTCCTCCTCTTTGGGGTCTAAGCACCCTGTTTGGGGGGTTTTCCACCCCTGCAGGGTCCCTGCAACCCTCTTTGGGGATCTCTCCACACCCCAGCGTCCCCTGCACCCCTTCTGGGGGGGGTCACCACACCCGTCCTTGGggtctctccccccccccccatttttggGGTCACTGCATCCCATAAAGCCCTCGTCAGGGGCCGCGTGCCCCCATGCCCCCCGGCTGGGCTCCCGCGCTCGGACACGGGTTGCGACAAGCCAGAGCTTGTTCCCGGCACGGGGACGGTGCCCgcgggcagagctgctgccgcCACGGCTGGGCCGGTTACCCATTAACCCCCCTCGCCCccgtgcctcggtttccccCCGGGGACACTCAACGCTGGGGGTGAATGCAGGGGCCCAGCCCCACCTGGGGGGTCCAgtgtgggatggggggggacacggggacactTCCCCCCCTCGCCGCGTCCCACTGGCACCACCAGCCCGGGCACCGTTCCCATGCCCGCGCAGTGCCAGCCGTGGCCAGGCTCCCCGCCAGCAGCatccacctcccccccccccgaaaatgGGGCACTGGCCTCCACGGTACTTGGTGGCAACTGGGACTGGGGCACATGGCACCCCAACCCCACGGGCAgtttggggtggtggggggctgCGGTGGGGGGGCAGgtcccgtggggctgggggtgtgggGCGGCCGCGCGGGGctggtgggggcgggggggacggggacagtGGGGCCATTGTGCGCCCCGGAGGAGAGGCCTCAATGGAGCTGGCGGGGCACAAAGGCGCTTTGACGAAGCCCTTCGTTAGCATGCAGGGCCCCGCGCGCCCCGCCGCCAGCACGGCCCCCAGCGGGGGTCCCAGGGGGCCCCGTGGCCCCCCGCCACCCACCCCGctgcgccggcagccactgAGCCCCGGATGCCTGGATCCCCACCTCCTCCTCGTCCTGCGGACCCCGCTCCAtcctcccctgcacccccctaTTGAAGTTGGACCAGTTTGAGCCCAAATTTGGGGCTGGTGGCGGGGCCCCCGGGGGAGGAACGTCCCCGCGCCCTTCACGCTGCCACCCACACCCGGGTAACGCTGGggggggcaggagctgcagcccccGCCCTGGCCATGGGGCAATGGAGacccccatcctccccagcagcactgggggaACCCCAAGACGAtgatttttggattttttcccacCAGTGCTACCCATCCCTCATCAGCCATCAATGGAGGCTGCAGACTGGGGcaaaaaaagcctgttttggCCCTTTTTCGAGCCGCCCCCGCAGTGCATCCAGCGGGTCCACAGGCGTGGGGCTCCCACGGGACCCCCGCGGAGCCAGTGTCGCCGATGGGGCGGATAAGGGTGGCGGGGGGCTGGCAGCGGGGCGTCCCCAAAGCCATCCCGCTCCCCGGGGACGGCCGGCGCCGGCGCGGCTCAGCCCTCCGTAGCCATCGGAGAAGCCATCCACGGCACCAGCACCAGTAACCGGTAAccgcagccccctccagccGGCCCCATTAACCCCATTAACCCCCAGCCTGGTTAACCTCCAGCCTGGCTAACCCAGAGCCTCGTTAACCCCCAGCCCCGGTAACCTGCAGCCCGGGTAGTTCACAGCCCGGCTAACCTGCAGCCCAGTTAACACACACCAGGGGTAACCCGCAGCCTGGTTATCCTGCAGCCCAGTCAACCCACAGCTGGGTTAATCTGCAGGAGATTAACCCTGCAGCTGGGATAACCAGCACCCCGGGTAACCCACAGCCGGGATAACCCACAGCCCAGCCGTACCAGTGTGGCTAGTCCAGCCTAGCTAACCTACAGCCCAGCTAATCCAGCATAGCTAATCTGTGGCCCCATTAATCCACATCCCAGCTAATCCACCATGACTAGCCCACAGCCCAGCTAATCCAGCATAGCTAATCTGTGGCCCTGCTAATCCGCAGCCTGGCTAATCCAGTGTGACCAACCCACAGCCAGGTTCACCCGCAGCCAAGCTGGGTCACTAGCCCAGAGCCCAGCAGGTCCACACTTGCCCATCGTGGGGACctggggggggacagggacgCTCCAGCCCCCTCCACCCCAATGCCCTTGAAACGACCCATCCCCGGGAACCCGAGCCCAcaggggctgcggggggatTAATG of the Phalacrocorax aristotelis chromosome 25, bGulAri2.1, whole genome shotgun sequence genome contains:
- the KCNJ10 gene encoding ATP-sensitive inward rectifier potassium channel 10 → MTSATKVYYSQTTQTDSRPLIGSGLRRRRVMTKDGRSNVRMEHIADKRFLYLKDLWTTFIDMQWRYKLVLFSATFAGTWFAFGVIWYLVAVVHGDLLEFDPPANHTPCVMQVHTLTGAFLFSLESQTTIGYGFRYISEECPLAIVLLITQLVLTTIMEIFITGTFLAKIARPKKRAETIKFSQNAVVAQHNGKTCLMIRVANMRKSLLIGCQVTGKLLQTHLTKEGESVRLNQVNVDFQVDTSSDSPFLILPLTFYHVVDDASPFRDAALRMGEGDFELVVILSGTVESTSATCQVRTSYLPEEILWGYEFTPAISLSASGKYVADFSLFDQVVKVTAPCCLHETVRFGDPEKVKLEESLREAAEREREGAPLSVRISNV